A section of the Aneurinibacillus migulanus genome encodes:
- a CDS encoding lysylphosphatidylglycerol synthase transmembrane domain-containing protein translates to MKKIGIWLIRALLLSMFLMLTVHVFDWELVWERGKTLLTRPGWLVWMLVMYLGAFVLRAWAWRVYLRRRVSFMVCLYGLFYSLFLNHILPVKAGDAVRIGYIVKRDAVAWDEATHSVVVLRLLDMFVLGGMAAAGILALGLSHSTLVFWLALGGAVIAGCLIYIGLRDKKYQFWKKHFRLLRNGFAGADGVLIAGATLVSWLLEAWVVVGVLRALRMDLSFLSGVWVNSMTIAGQVFHFTPGGIGTYESVMSFSLAAIGMDWRQAYLISLLSHGFKFAFSYMVGIWALVFAPLSFQDIQSWIRRKNKEQNG, encoded by the coding sequence ATGAAAAAGATAGGTATTTGGTTAATCCGTGCCTTATTGCTGAGCATGTTTCTTATGCTAACAGTGCATGTATTCGATTGGGAGCTTGTATGGGAGCGGGGGAAGACATTGCTTACGCGTCCTGGTTGGCTCGTATGGATGTTGGTGATGTATTTGGGCGCATTCGTATTACGGGCATGGGCATGGCGTGTGTATTTGCGGCGACGCGTTTCATTTATGGTCTGTTTGTATGGATTGTTTTACAGTCTGTTTTTGAACCACATACTTCCGGTGAAAGCGGGCGATGCCGTGCGTATCGGCTATATCGTAAAACGAGATGCTGTTGCATGGGACGAGGCAACGCATTCTGTCGTCGTGTTACGGCTTTTGGATATGTTTGTGTTGGGCGGAATGGCGGCGGCAGGTATTCTGGCGCTTGGACTGTCGCATTCCACGCTTGTCTTCTGGTTGGCTCTTGGAGGCGCGGTCATTGCAGGATGTCTTATTTACATCGGTTTACGTGACAAGAAATACCAATTCTGGAAGAAGCATTTTCGTCTTTTGCGAAACGGTTTTGCCGGAGCGGATGGGGTTTTGATTGCAGGAGCGACTCTTGTAAGCTGGCTGCTGGAAGCGTGGGTAGTAGTAGGAGTGCTTCGTGCACTTCGGATGGATCTCTCTTTTCTTTCCGGGGTATGGGTGAATAGCATGACAATTGCTGGGCAGGTATTTCATTTTACACCGGGAGGGATTGGTACATATGAGAGCGTGATGAGTTTCTCTCTCGCTGCTATTGGTATGGATTGGCGGCAGGCGTATCTTATCTCGCTATTGAGCCATGGTTTTAAATTTGCGTTTTCCTATATGGTGGGCATATGGGCGCTCGTATTTGCCCCTCTTTCTTTCCAGGACATACAGTCGTGGATTCGACGTAAAAATAAGGAACAGAATGGCTAA
- the rbsK gene encoding ribokinase, protein MKHPKIVVVGSINMDLVTETPRVPALGETVLGSRFSTLPGGKGANQAVACARLGAEVRMVGCVGDDSFGRELMENLRREGVCVDDVEPVTDVATGIASIVVESGDNSIIVVPGANHAVTVDKVRQAETVIQKADAILLQLEIPLESVAETVRIASRYNVPVIVNPAPATELSEDVLQKITILTPNEYELGILLGKHLEEAEEFKAVMAGYPGTIVMTKGEDGAYYSTGESSVAHQPGCKVEVVDTTGAGDTFNAALAVMIGRGYPLADAVRYAVAASALSVTKFGAQGGMPSHGQVEAFLQQLSK, encoded by the coding sequence ATGAAGCATCCGAAAATTGTGGTGGTCGGCAGTATTAATATGGACCTGGTCACCGAGACACCGCGCGTTCCGGCATTGGGAGAGACAGTGCTGGGTAGTCGTTTCTCTACACTGCCCGGCGGTAAAGGCGCTAACCAGGCGGTAGCCTGTGCCCGGCTAGGAGCCGAAGTGCGCATGGTGGGCTGTGTGGGTGATGATAGCTTTGGAAGAGAGTTAATGGAGAATCTCCGGCGAGAGGGTGTTTGCGTGGATGATGTGGAACCGGTTACAGATGTGGCGACCGGTATTGCTTCTATCGTAGTGGAGAGTGGAGATAACTCGATCATCGTCGTTCCGGGCGCTAATCATGCAGTAACTGTAGATAAAGTAAGGCAGGCTGAGACAGTGATACAGAAAGCTGATGCCATTCTGCTTCAACTGGAAATTCCGCTTGAATCAGTAGCAGAAACGGTACGCATCGCCAGTCGGTACAATGTTCCGGTGATTGTAAATCCGGCACCGGCGACAGAGCTTTCAGAGGATGTATTGCAGAAGATTACGATTTTGACGCCAAACGAGTACGAGTTGGGGATTCTGCTAGGTAAGCATTTAGAAGAAGCTGAAGAGTTCAAAGCAGTGATGGCTGGATATCCCGGTACGATTGTAATGACAAAAGGCGAGGATGGTGCCTACTACAGTACTGGTGAAAGCTCGGTAGCTCATCAGCCTGGGTGTAAGGTAGAAGTAGTCGATACAACCGGAGCTGGTGACACGTTTAATGCGGCACTGGCGGTCATGATCGGACGCGGTTATCCGTTGGCGGATGCAGTGCGCTACGCGGTGGCGGCCAGCGCGTTATCCGTAACGAAATTCGGGGCTCAGGGCGGTATGCCATCGCACGGGCAGGTAGAAGCATTCTTACAACAGCTTAGCAAGTAA
- a CDS encoding LacI family DNA-binding transcriptional regulator, translated as MATIRDVSKLAGVSVATVSRVLNRSGYVHEETERKVLKAIKTLNYTPNFVARSLSNKRTSTIGLMVPDITNPFFPELARAVEDVMQLYGYTTILGNSDESAQKEKQYIAALKQRYIDGFILASTALTADEVHTFDMPVVVLDRAILSDKVPMVTSKNREGARKATELLLAQGCRKIAHLRGPVQLMNADERCRGYLDVAEREEWFHSGLIVPGNYDMKRATEATLTLLKEYPDIDGIFAGNDTMAIGAMRAAQTLGISIPENLAIIGFDGIAMGEIVYPELTTVAQPIYDMGALAARMLIKMIERQPLDSLYYELDVQLIERGTTRRV; from the coding sequence ATGGCTACCATTAGGGATGTATCGAAGCTTGCGGGTGTGTCCGTAGCGACAGTATCACGTGTATTAAATCGTAGCGGCTATGTGCACGAAGAAACAGAGCGTAAGGTTTTAAAGGCGATTAAAACGCTGAATTATACGCCGAATTTTGTAGCCCGCAGTTTATCAAATAAAAGAACGAGCACAATTGGCCTGATGGTGCCTGACATTACGAATCCGTTCTTTCCAGAACTGGCTCGTGCGGTGGAAGACGTTATGCAATTGTACGGATATACCACAATTCTCGGGAATTCTGATGAGAGTGCACAAAAAGAAAAACAGTATATAGCAGCGTTAAAGCAGCGCTATATTGATGGCTTTATTCTCGCTTCCACAGCGCTGACGGCAGATGAAGTGCATACGTTTGATATGCCGGTTGTAGTGTTGGACCGGGCCATCTTGTCTGATAAGGTGCCGATGGTTACATCCAAAAACCGCGAAGGAGCGAGGAAAGCGACCGAGCTTCTACTGGCGCAAGGATGCCGTAAAATCGCACATCTTCGGGGACCTGTGCAGTTGATGAATGCAGACGAGCGTTGCCGGGGGTATCTAGATGTCGCGGAACGAGAGGAATGGTTCCATTCTGGACTCATTGTACCGGGTAACTATGATATGAAGCGGGCGACAGAAGCGACGCTCACTCTGCTCAAGGAGTACCCCGATATTGACGGGATATTCGCCGGCAATGATACGATGGCGATCGGGGCAATGCGGGCGGCACAGACACTCGGCATTTCTATTCCTGAGAACTTAGCGATTATCGGCTTTGACGGTATTGCTATGGGAGAGATTGTGTACCCAGAGTTGACGACAGTGGCACAGCCGATTTATGACATGGGAGCGCTGGCTGCGCGTATGCTAATAAAAATGATTGAAAGGCAGCCGCTTGACTCGCTGTATTACGAATTGGACGTACAGCTCATCGAGCGAGGAACAACAAGGAGGGTGTAA
- a CDS encoding aspartyl-phosphate phosphatase Spo0E family protein, with protein MKLDHILSYRIEKLKTLLALTAAEHDFDFQHPIVLYISQKLDQLIIKAMQQKENCASAL; from the coding sequence ATGAAGTTGGACCATATATTGTCATACAGAATTGAAAAGTTGAAAACATTGCTTGCACTGACCGCTGCCGAGCATGATTTCGATTTCCAACACCCAATTGTACTATATATAAGCCAGAAGCTTGACCAACTTATTATAAAGGCAATGCAGCAAAAGGAAAACTGCGCTTCTGCGCTATAA